From the genome of Streptococcus oralis:
GACTAGCTGTAATTTTAGTTCCTTTTCCTTTTTTAAGGCATTCGTTCAACGTCTTCCACTCAACCTGATAAACCTCATCCTCAAAAGATAACAATTTATCTCGATAAAAAGAATATTGCTTTTTACGTGAGGTCAATTCTGAGGTCAATTCTGTAACATACTCAGTGAATTTGTCAAGTATTTGCACGATTTTTTCTTGAATTTTTAAAGGAGGAATGGGGATTTTAAAACTCCTCATTTTTGATAAAGAAACTATTGGAAAGCTCCCCTCATTTATCCCTTTCTTCATGTCACTACTTAGAATTTGTAAGTAGTAAAACAAAAACTTAATATCTAAATCTTTCTCATATTTCTGTTTTATCATAACAGCAGTTATCTGTTGATTACATAAAAAAGGAACTGTAATTAACGCAACTTCTCCTATAGTAGCAGTGGTAGAAACAATTAAAGAGTTAGCAGTAAAAACTTTACCACCTTTAATTGCATTTCTAGAGACATGCTGTAGCGAATTAGATAATACTCGTCCGTTTTTACGTATATCTTCTAATCTAAACCATGGTATAGTTCCATTTTCCCAAAATTCTTTATTAGTTTTCGATGGTGTATATCCATTTTTTAATTCACACACTTCCCCCAACTCTTTCCATTCAACAGGACAGTTTTGGATTTCTTCTAGGATGTTCATCACTTACCTCCTTCCTTGGCTAGATTTTCAATGCTTTTAATTTCTTTGAGGTAATCTTTTTCAACTTGACTAAGGGTCTTGGCTTGGTAGCTCTTATACTCCTTATCTACCTTCTGCTTCATCTGTTCACGAGAGATCGAACCACTGTTATCCAGTAAGTCTTCTCCAGTAGCTAGAAGGATACGATCTACATGTGTCACCCAGTCCGCCATAGTCATGACTTCTTCACGCTCTGCCTGTCTTTCAGCAAAGTCTAGATATCCTGATACAAGCTGATTGAGCCCACGGAGTTCCTTCTCTGTCAGATAGTTCTTGGCAACTTTTGCTTCGGATAAGGTAGGAAGGTCTCCCTTAAAAGTGGTCAAGCCCATAAATTCCTTTTCACTATCGACACGGTTATAGATAAGTTCACTCGCAGTATTGTGGTGAATAGCATAATGCATCTTGTTTTGCACCGTCGCAAAGAATTTCTTTGCCTCTGGTGAATTTGCATTGTAGTCACTTGATGTCGCAAAAAGATCCAAGACCTGACGGTAAAAGACTTTTTCACTCGAGCGAATGTCTCGGATTCTTTCCAGGAGTTCTTTAAAGTAAGAACCTCCACCCAAGTTTTTCAAGCGCTCATCATCCATAGCAAAGCCCTTAATCAGATACTCTTTCAAGACTGTCGAAGCATAGTGTCTGAACTGGATTCCACGAGGGGAGCGCACACGATAGCCAATCGCTAAAATCATATCGAGATTATAGTAGGCGACTTTTTTTGACTGAGTTTTACCAGCTATTGCACCGTGACGAGTGGTTGTCAACTGATAGTTGACAACCACTGTTTCATCCAACTCACCATCTTCAAATATCGCCTTGATATGTTTACTAATGTTTTGCTTGGAAGTTTGAAAGAGTTCAGCTAGTTCTTGTTGAGTCAGCCAGACCGTTCCATTATCCAAGTGAAGTTCAATAGCGGACTCACCGTCATCAGTTCTATAGAGAATCACATCATTAGCCATGGCTCAATTCCTCTACAATCTTATCTATCTCTGCACGCAAGTGGTCAATGTTGGCAACAGTCTCAGCGATTTCTTTATTGAGCACATCTATATCAATCTTCTCACGTGTGTCTTCTTGTTCGACATAAGTTGACACAGATAGATTGTAATCCTGCTCTGAACCAATCACATCATTATCAACAAGAGCTGCTTTATAGTCTACACTTTGATAATTAGCGAACAATTCAACAATATGCTCAATATTGCTATCTGTTAAAACATTGTTATTTGTCTCTTTTTTGAACTCTTTACTCGCATCAATAAAGAGTGTTTTATTTTCAAGTTTATTCTTCGCCAGAACTAAAATCGTAGTTGCGATAGAAGTGCCAAAGAAGAGATTATCTGGAAGGGCAATGACTGCTTCAACAAAGTTGTTATCTACCAGATACTGACGAATGGTCTTTTCAGCACCACCACGATAGAAAATACCTGGAAAACAAACAATAGCTGCTCGACCTTTATTGGACAAATGATTGAGACTATGCATAATAAAGGCAAAGTCAGCTTTTGACTTGGGTGCTAACTTACCAGCTGGCGCAAAACGGTCATCGTTTATCAGAGTTGGATCTCCATCTCCCACCCATTTAACAGAATACGGAGGGTTAGAAACGATAGCATCAAATGGCTTTTCTTCCAGATGCTGAGGATTTAAGAGGGTATCTCCTCGCTTAATATCAAAGTTATTGTAGTTGATATTGTGCAAGAACATATTCATACGAGCCAAGTTATAGTTGGTCATATTGATTTCCTGACCAAAGAAACCATCCTCTAGGATATGATCTTCGTATTGTTTTTTCATTTGAAGAAGGAGAGAGCCTGAACCACATGTCGGGTCATAGACCTTGTTAATCTTATCTTTTCCAACCATCACTAGCCGAGCCAATAGTTTAGAGACTGTCTGAGGTGTAAAAAATTCACCACCACTTTTCCCTGCATTACTGGCATAGTTGGAAATCAAGAACTCATAGGCATCTCCAAAGGCATCAATGTCATTTTCCTCAAAGTTTCCAAAGTTAATGCTATTGATACCATTAAGAATGTCAGAAAGGCGTTTATTTTTTTCTGGAACAGTTCCACCAAGGATGTTGCTTCGGGTATCCAAGTTATCAAACAAACCTTTGATATCATCTTCTGATTTGAAGCCAATCGCTGACTTCTCAATATCTTGGAAAATATTGGCCAATTCTTCGTTTAGATTTTCATTTTGCGAGGCGTTCTTGACGACATTTTCAAATAATTGACTTGGAAGGATAAAGAAACCCTTATCCTCAACTGTCCCTGGTTTGAAATCTTGCTCAGCTTCTTGATCACTTAAGTCAGCATAACGGAATTCTAAATCCCCAGCCTCATGCTCAGCACGGTCAAAATAGTCTGCCATATGCTCTGAAATAAAACGATAGAACAGAATTCCTAGGATATATTGCTTAAAATCCCAACCATCTACAGCTCCACGCACATCGTCTGCAATCGCCCAAATTTTACGATGCAGCTCCTTGCGTTCTGCATTTTCTTTACTTGCCATTTTTACTTTCCTTAATTAATGTATTATCTTTTCTATTTTATCATATTTCAAGAAAAACCACTCGACCTGACTAGAGCGAGTGGGGTATAAACTATTTTTAAAATATGATTTTATAATTGTACTCTATGATTTCAATTATTTTTTTGATTTTATTAAGGCAGTAGTACTTCTTTCATACTATCCTTATCATCACTCTTTATAAATACAACATTCTGTTTACCTGTTAATTCTATCAGTTTTTCCTTCCCAAGGATGATTGCGAGATTCTTAATAATTGAACGTTTAGCTAAATCATTAAAATAAGTGAAAATAAATCTATAATCATACTTTCCATTTTCTGCTAATGCAAAACATTTTTGAAATATTTCTTTATCCAAAGGGTCAACCGAGTGTCCAAAAACAATGATATTCTTTGAATTTGGAAGTTGACTTCCGAATTCGTCATCTATATCATAGAAAGTTCGTTTAAAAAATTTTTCAAAATCATTTCCCGTTTCTTTTACTACTCTTTGATAATATTTCTGGTAGGGAATTAAATCACTGTTAACATCATTTTCTTTATCCTCAATTCCAAAAACCATCGTATTAATTCGACTGAAGGTTCTAATTAAGTCAATTCGCCCATGTATGAAATGAGTTCTCTTCTCAGAAGTTCCAAATAAATATCGTGAAGTGTTTGTATAATTAAAGTTTAGGACAGAGGAATTTGACAAATCTGATATTGCATCTAGAGCTGTTGGCTTGGATTTTATCTCGATAACTTTAAAATCAAGAAAGTCTCTATAAGATAAATATATTTCTAACAATTCAATCAATAGATCAAGTTGATTGATAAATTCATTATTCAACTTTTCCATTGCAACTTCTCTTTCTAAAGAACCCCAGACTTTTTTATGAAAGAGTAAAAAAAACAAATCTGAAATATATAATTTTGACCTATAATTTTTTTCTTTTGATAATTTCTCATCCAGTAACCCAGTTTGTCCTGTAATAGTAACTTTGAATATTAAATCATTATTTTCTTTGAAATACATTATTGCATCTGCAAGTTGCGAAATCATTATTTCAAGATTAGACCAATTATATCCCAGAGTAGCTTTATTCTCATTGATAAATTTTAAATATAAATTATCCTTGTATTTCTCAATCCTTATATTTTTAACTTTTAGGAACTCCAGTAAGTCCTCATTTGGATTAGAGAATAATTGTTTTTCAAAGTCAATAAAATCTGTATACTTTGTTTTTCGCCCCATTGCAATATCAAATCCATTACCTAAAATTAAAATTGTATCTGCCATATTTTCTCCCTTTGCTTTTTTATTTTCTAGCGGGGTATATTTTACCTCCCCTACTCCAACTGACTTTTAACCTTCTTCTTAGTCAAGGTACGGTCGTTTTTGTTAGAGAGAGCTTTGATACGAGCTTCGAGAAGGGTTTTCCGTCCGGTCTCTGTTCGTGTGTAGACGAGGTGATAGCGTCCGATAGTTGGTGTCAGAAAGTCGAGGAATTTCTGCGCTTCTTCCTTGCGCTTGTCAAAAAGACTAGGCACGACATAGTAAGGTGACTGACCTTGTCGGACTTTCTCTGTCTTCAAGAGATAGCGCTGGTTGTCCACTGGAGCAAAGAATTCTCCCACAGTCTGCGCAAACAATTCCTTATCTCTCATACTACCTCCCTTGAGATAGGCGAAAACCAAATAATTTTCCTTATCCTCCTCTACCTGAACACGCGATTGGTTATCTGTTAGATGCCCCGAATCTAGCAGAGCCTTTCGGATCTGCTCACCCAGAGACTGCAAGCGTTTATAGGGACTCTTATAGCGGAGGTAGCGCCAAGATGCAAAGGCCAAAAAGAGGAAACAGGCTGCTGTAAGCCACCAAACACCGATCAGTCTCAGTCTAAATAGCAAGACCAACAAATCCACTGCCAACAAGAGTAATGACAGGCGAACCCATTTTAATGCATCAAGAAAGAGCATGACTGGGATTTTCTGTTTTTGAGTTGCGACTTCTGTAACTATCTCGAACTGATCCGCTACGACAAGAGCATCTTGCCATTTTTGTCTCAAGCCTGCTCGATCCTTGGAGAGACTCTTAACTCGCTCATTATACTCACTAATTTGCTTTTTCTTAAAAGGGGGCTTTGGAAAATCCAAACGATCCAAGCCGGTCTCAATACTCTCCTGATTATAAGCCAATCCAAGAAAATGCTCCATCCGTCGCGACAAGGTCTGCAGATCCTGATTGCTCTCTGGTCTAGGCTCCTCACCAGGAAGAGTGATGAGTGCTTGCGCTTGAACGGCTACCAGATGCCAAATGTTACTGGTCTTTTCTGGATGCCCCGGCCAGATACGAATGGCACGCCCGCGCATCTGGTTACTCAGCATAAAGCTCCCCACAAAGCTTCCGAGGATTAGGGAATTAACACAAGGAGCATCCCAACCCTCTCCGAGGAGAGATTTGGTTCCGACTAGGACTTGAATCCGCCCTCGTTGAAAAAGCTCCGTCACTGCCGCTACGATTCCCTTAGCTGAGCTAGGAAAACCAACCTGCACATAATCTTTTGGATCCAAGTGACCAATAGATGAGAAACTAAGAGGAACCTGAGGCAAGAGTTCCTTCAACTCTGCTGCCACATAGGTAGGCAAAATAACAACACTACCTGACAAGACAGCTAAAGATACAGGGATCTCTTGCTCCTGAGCTTTTCGACGAATGCTTTCAAAATAAGGAAGAACCCCCAACTGAGAAATGGTTGCCTGATTATCTCCCAGATAGGTGGCAAAATCCTTGCGAATATAGTCAGCTAGTACTAACTGTCTTAGTTCCTGACCTAGACTCTCATACTCTGTCCAGAAGATATCAGCGATGGCAGACAATTTCCCCAGAGATTGAGTTAAAAGCTGATCAGAAACCTTAGACTTAACCAGATAAACCTGACGTTTTTCCACCAACCCACGAGCCTTCAAGTCAGCCTCTATCTTTTTCCTATATCCATCTAGATCCTCATACCAATCTGGTGTCTGATAGAGCATGCTCTGCAACAGTGTCTCCAGCCAGTAGGAGGTCAATGCTGGAAGCTTCTGGGTTCCCAGTAAATTTTGTAAAGAGGGAGGAATCGTTAACCCCTGAGAATGCATATAAATCAACA
Proteins encoded in this window:
- a CDS encoding virulence RhuM family protein — its product is MANDVILYRTDDGESAIELHLDNGTVWLTQQELAELFQTSKQNISKHIKAIFEDGELDETVVVNYQLTTTRHGAIAGKTQSKKVAYYNLDMILAIGYRVRSPRGIQFRHYASTVLKEYLIKGFAMDDERLKNLGGGSYFKELLERIRDIRSSEKVFYRQVLDLFATSSDYNANSPEAKKFFATVQNKMHYAIHHNTASELIYNRVDSEKEFMGLTTFKGDLPTLSEAKVAKNYLTEKELRGLNQLVSGYLDFAERQAEREEVMTMADWVTHVDRILLATGEDLLDNSGSISREQMKQKVDKEYKSYQAKTLSQVEKDYLKEIKSIENLAKEGGK
- a CDS encoding restriction endonuclease subunit S, whose translation is MNILEEIQNCPVEWKELGEVCELKNGYTPSKTNKEFWENGTIPWFRLEDIRKNGRVLSNSLQHVSRNAIKGGKVFTANSLIVSTTATIGEVALITVPFLCNQQITAVMIKQKYEKDLDIKFLFYYLQILSSDMKKGINEGSFPIVSLSKMRSFKIPIPPLKIQEKIVQILDKFTEYVTELTSELTSRKKQYSFYRDKLLSFEDEVYQVEWKTLNECLKKGKGTKITASQMKLLHKEGAPIRIFAGGKTYADVNYGDIPDKDIHTEEAIVVKSRGIIDFEYCTEPFSFKNEFWSYSSDNENINLRYIYHYLVHNKEYFQNIANNMQMPQISSNDTEKFKIPVPSLEIQSRIVQVLDNFDTVCNDLNIGLPREIELRQKQYEYFREKLLTFVAEGEYTESRVE
- a CDS encoding AbiH family protein; the encoded protein is MADTILILGNGFDIAMGRKTKYTDFIDFEKQLFSNPNEDLLEFLKVKNIRIEKYKDNLYLKFINENKATLGYNWSNLEIMISQLADAIMYFKENNDLIFKVTITGQTGLLDEKLSKEKNYRSKLYISDLFFLLFHKKVWGSLEREVAMEKLNNEFINQLDLLIELLEIYLSYRDFLDFKVIEIKSKPTALDAISDLSNSSVLNFNYTNTSRYLFGTSEKRTHFIHGRIDLIRTFSRINTMVFGIEDKENDVNSDLIPYQKYYQRVVKETGNDFEKFFKRTFYDIDDEFGSQLPNSKNIIVFGHSVDPLDKEIFQKCFALAENGKYDYRFIFTYFNDLAKRSIIKNLAIILGKEKLIELTGKQNVVFIKSDDKDSMKEVLLP
- a CDS encoding DEAD/DEAH box helicase family protein translates to MLGLNFKGSWRQYQKQVLDRFQDYQADGHVHLVAAPGSGKTTIGIELIARIGNPALILVPTVTIREQWVERIQTAFLENEQKISDLVSQNLKEMRPLTIVTYQAFHSAMNQLQSQEDGEAEDFVGFDLLASLRAQKVATLCLDECHHLRNEWWKSLEAFRKQYGPLKLISLTATPPYDSDPELWERYIRMCGEIDQEITVPELVREDTLCPHQDFVYMCSPTAEEAERLKRFEETKWDYIHHLIVDPDFQTFVAGSKVLKGEISSDLLLEDPKYLSAMLIYMHSQGLTIPPSLQNLLGTQKLPALTSYWLETLLQSMLYQTPDWYEDLDGYRKKIEADLKARGLVEKRQVYLVKSKVSDQLLTQSLGKLSAIADIFWTEYESLGQELRQLVLADYIRKDFATYLGDNQATISQLGVLPYFESIRRKAQEQEIPVSLAVLSGSVVILPTYVAAELKELLPQVPLSFSSIGHLDPKDYVQVGFPSSAKGIVAAVTELFQRGRIQVLVGTKSLLGEGWDAPCVNSLILGSFVGSFMLSNQMRGRAIRIWPGHPEKTSNIWHLVAVQAQALITLPGEEPRPESNQDLQTLSRRMEHFLGLAYNQESIETGLDRLDFPKPPFKKKQISEYNERVKSLSKDRAGLRQKWQDALVVADQFEIVTEVATQKQKIPVMLFLDALKWVRLSLLLLAVDLLVLLFRLRLIGVWWLTAACFLFLAFASWRYLRYKSPYKRLQSLGEQIRKALLDSGHLTDNQSRVQVEEDKENYLVFAYLKGGSMRDKELFAQTVGEFFAPVDNQRYLLKTEKVRQGQSPYYVVPSLFDKRKEEAQKFLDFLTPTIGRYHLVYTRTETGRKTLLEARIKALSNKNDRTLTKKKVKSQLE
- a CDS encoding type I restriction-modification system subunit M, which produces MASKENAERKELHRKIWAIADDVRGAVDGWDFKQYILGILFYRFISEHMADYFDRAEHEAGDLEFRYADLSDQEAEQDFKPGTVEDKGFFILPSQLFENVVKNASQNENLNEELANIFQDIEKSAIGFKSEDDIKGLFDNLDTRSNILGGTVPEKNKRLSDILNGINSINFGNFEENDIDAFGDAYEFLISNYASNAGKSGGEFFTPQTVSKLLARLVMVGKDKINKVYDPTCGSGSLLLQMKKQYEDHILEDGFFGQEINMTNYNLARMNMFLHNINYNNFDIKRGDTLLNPQHLEEKPFDAIVSNPPYSVKWVGDGDPTLINDDRFAPAGKLAPKSKADFAFIMHSLNHLSNKGRAAIVCFPGIFYRGGAEKTIRQYLVDNNFVEAVIALPDNLFFGTSIATTILVLAKNKLENKTLFIDASKEFKKETNNNVLTDSNIEHIVELFANYQSVDYKAALVDNDVIGSEQDYNLSVSTYVEQEDTREKIDIDVLNKEIAETVANIDHLRAEIDKIVEELSHG